In the genome of Arachis stenosperma cultivar V10309 chromosome 6, arast.V10309.gnm1.PFL2, whole genome shotgun sequence, the window TTTACTTGCTTGTTTCTCTGTGAAGATAGACTTCTGTTTATTGTTTTGCGTGTCAAGTGCGAGATTGGATCCAAAATAGCGTATAGAAAGGAGGATGGTCTATCTAGTACAGTACGATCAAGTCATTCACTTCGCTAGGTCTTTCTATGCTTTCCAGTTTCCTTTCCCATGTCTTTCTTTTTTGGTAAACCCAACCAGCGATTGACAACAAACAAGTCTTCTTTTTAGAGCAAGAAGCGGAACAACAATAAAGCTTTCTTTATATGGAGAACCAATCCATTTTCCAATATAGTTGGGAGACTTTACCCAAGAAATGggtaaaaaaaatggaaagatCGGAACATGGGAATAGATCTGATACCAATACGGACTACCTATTTCAATTGTTGTGCTTTCTTAAATTGCATACCTATACAAGGGTTCAAGTTTCGATCGATATTTGCGGAGTTGATTATCCCTCTCGAAAACGAAGATTCGAAGTGGTCTATAATTTACTGAGTACTCGGTATAACTCACGCATTCGTGTACAAACCTGTGCAGACGAAGTAACACGAATATCTCCGGTAGTCAGTCTATTTCCGTCAGCCGGCCGGTGGGAGCGAGAAGTTTGGGATATGTTTGGTGTTTCTTCCATCAATCATCCGGATCTACGCCGTATATCAACAGATTATGGTTTCGAGGGTCATCCATTACGAAAAGACCTTCCTCTGAGTGGATATGTAGAAGTACGCTATGATGATCCAGAGAAACGTgtggtttctgaacccattgaGATGACCCAAGAATTTCGCTATTTCGATTTTTCTAGTCCTTGGGAACAGCGTAGCGACGGATAATTCAGAATCAGAATAGGTCACATGGTCATGAACATCAAAACTGCTCACTTTCTGCACATATCAATCGACTTTGCTTTCTGGGAGAGCCAATAGAGAACTCAACAAGGGTATCCACTTTTGACTCGACTCGTTGAAAGAGTAAAAGCTCCTGACTAGCATTAGAGCACACGGCTATTGTACTTCGCTATCGGTCACCGCATTGAAAGCGATCTTTATACGTTAGGTAAGTTAGCGGCGTAATAAGCCGGCCTTTGAAGAAAGAAAGACCGTTCCATCTTGTTCGAAAGCGGTCCACTCCGGAAGTAGTGGTGGCAAATCTTTGGGATGGACTTAAAAACTCTTTCTTTCTTGAAACGAAAGAATATGAAATGAAGAATGACAGGGCTAGGTAAAAGGTGCATTACCAAGAAAAGCAAGGCAAAGTACTCAAATTGAGGCCCCCAAGGTTTGAAATGGGGAACAAGAGGAATGAAAGAATGGGTGCTAAGTGAACTTAGTTCACTGAGCGCTATGCTTCACAAATTGTTGGCACTCAAAATGGCTTCACCAGGGCTCAAAGTTAAGACCAACTCAAGGCATGTAGCGCTCAGTTCACTCTCTTAACTGAGCGCTATACATTATGGGCAAGGCTGGTTCAAAGAGAGCGCTACGTTAACTCTTTTACCTTTTTCATGGAccatcaaaagaaacacaaggCATATGTAGCGGTCAATTCACTAACTTAACTGAGCGCTATGACTGATGCTTGGCAAGAAGGCTTGGCACGAGCCTGGACAAGGGAGTGAGCGCTCAGTTCACTAACTTAACTGAGCGCTCCACTGGAGCATGGCTCCAACCCATTTTAAAACTAAACAACCTTGACCCATGCCTACAaaccaattgaaccaaggccaaCCGAAGCCATCTCtcttcaaatccaaagcaagcaaagcccacatcatcactcaaaggcacaagaacaagctagaataggaattttatttaattgtaatttgttttcaatttcaatttcattttcattttgtaaagcctatataaaggcatcaattccattTCATTAGGGGGTTGGCTCAAATAGGGAGCAGTAGGAGTAAAATTAGAGTAGAAGGCTCTCCTGAAACACTTTTTCTTCTCTGCACTGTCTATATTTCAATCTTGAATTCAATTTCACTTTTGCACTTTCAATCTCTACAATTCTCTTCTGAAATttcttttctgcacttttacatCTTGCTTGAGCTGAGTTTGGTTTCTCTACAATTTAAATTCTCTGCCTCTTTGCTAATTTACTCTCTGCAATTTTACATTTGAGCTTTCTTTGGTCtaaatttactttcctgcatATTTACATCTTCTACAATTGCTCTAAGTCTTGatctattgctttctttaaattccttgcacCTAAATTCCCTTTACATCtgctgcaatttacatttcttgttctttaagattctgtcaATTTATTTCCATGCAAGTTAgtgttctttaagtttctatccaatttactttctgcaatttaaatttcactgcaatttactttctgttgctCAATTTCACCCAATTCActaatgttagcttgactaaactaatcacccactaaagttgcttgatccatcaatccctgtggaatcgacctcactcttgttagttattactacttgatgcgacccggtacacttgctggtGTGTTTTGGGGTGGAATCTGATTTCCAGCCATCAatcatgctgctctcaagtatCTCATATCTAAACAGGATGCCAAGCCAAGACTTATTAGGTGGGTGCTGTtgctacaagaatttgacattgaagTATTGGAAAGGGAGTGAAAATCAGGTTGCAGATAACTTGTCGAGACTACTACAGGAGATTAATTAGGATGCACAACAACCAGTGAATGAGAAGTTCCCTGATGATCTTCTTCTGCAAATACAACAAGCACCTTGGTTTGctgacattgcaaactacaaggtgGGAAGGAAAATCCCTCAAGAGTTCACCAAgtaacaagtgaagaagctgcTCAATGAAGCCAGAAAATTTTTATGGGATGAACCATTATTGTTCAAAAGGTGTCCAGATGGAATGATTCGAAGGTGTATCCCTGAAAATGAGATGAGAGACATACTGTGGCATTGTCATAGTTCAGCTTATGGTGGACACTTTGGGCCTGAAAGCACAGCTGCTAAAGTGCTTCAAAgtggattttattggccaacaaTATTCAAAGACGCTAGAGAATTTGTGCtccaatgcaatgaatgtcaaagagctGGAGAGCGAACTAGGAGGAATAAAATGCCTCAAAACATCATTCTAGAAATAGAACTATTTGATCTTTGGGGCATAGATTTCATGGGGCCTTTTTCCCCATCCTATTCCTTCAAATACATTCTGGTAGTAGTGAAATATGTCTCCAAGTGGGTCGAGGCCATCACAacaactacctgtgatgcacCACTTGTTCTTCAGTTCCTTAAAAGATACATCTTCACCAGATATGGGGTGCCTAAAGGCCTTATTAGTGATGGTGGCagccatttttgtaacaaacaaatggaaaaactgctccacaaatatggagtaATTCACAAAGTGGCCACACCATACCACCCTAAAACTAATGGAAAGGCTGAAGTGGCTAACAGAGAGCTGAAAAGAATCTTGGAGAAGACAATTGGGGTCACAAGGAAAGAGATTAAGTAAGAAAGTTGGATCATGCCCAAATGGACTGGCCTTTACTTGGTGACAAAGGTTTTCCCACATGGAAGCCTTGAACTCATGAATGAAGCTACAAAAGACACATTCACATCAAATGGTCACAAAGCAAAGCATTACTTGGGAGGCCCTTGGAACAAAGAGGAGAGTATCCATGAACTAAGCTAAACAAGGAGgacgtcaagctaatgacgataaaaaagtgcttgttgggaggcaacccaaccagaggTAGTTTTCTTTCCTAGATGCTTCAATAAAAATTCAAGAATTCCCCATGTATGGTaagaaattaagtttggtgttgcacaccaaaaggAGTATAAAAAGGGTGAATGTgtgattttaagtttggtgtttcacctaGATTTGATAGAAAGACACTGTAACCCTTTGAAGAACATCATGAGTCATGAATTCCAAAGCAATCAGGGAAATCTCTTGACAGTTGTTTGATTAATCTTTTACTGGTTTGTTTAATAAAACCACAAGGTTTCATGCACATGATTAAACTTACTATGGACAGTAGCAagggactaagtttggtgttcccacaccaaagtaagttcaagaACCTACAACAATTCATGCATGCTAACCATTTTCTTAAGTGCTTAgagaacaagcaacttccaatgATTATGCAGGAA includes:
- the LOC130933007 gene encoding NADH dehydrogenase [ubiquinone] iron-sulfur protein 3, with the translated sequence MENQSIFQYSWETLPKKWVKKMERSEHGNRSDTNTDYLFQLLCFLKLHTYTRVQVSIDICGVDYPSRKRRFEVVYNLLSTRYNSRIRVQTCADEVTRISPVVSLFPSAGRWEREVWDMFGVSSINHPDLRRISTDYGFEGHPLRKDLPLSGYVEVRYDDPEKRVVSEPIEMTQEFRYFDFSSPWEQRSDG